The Rhizobium sp. BG4 genome has a window encoding:
- a CDS encoding EAL domain-containing protein: protein MKSYGATLRRIYDAVTGPIALRAALITVMLALPVVAPSLTALTALNQRLIDKRFQWAPREASGKIVFIAIDKRTLDEVGVWPWPRSIYATLLDKLIAANAADIFLDIDFSTPSDADDDNAIALALERAGGGVLLPIFRQQIAAASGETVVTRPIPRLLSNAWPVFANVSTDADGAVRNFDLGSAFEGISTPSAASALGASPETSGHRLIDFSIEPGSVPTYSLADVLTGKVAAGQLAGRSIVVGASATELKDIFPVPVHGVLPGPLIHVLAAETLIQARLLTEVDQGPLELLLAAALIAAVLSSRSVGLAKLSALALTLGAVCELTAYALQKDYAIVTGTTVSWLLLALASGLALNERVDLGQMMVTLANIDARNARRLMRRIIADSSDGIVAFAGDMKIAEISESAKSILRVGAGANLLSSAEQSVTAAIRDLAVLYEADPGRIQSTIVEFVRRRGESETNYEAAITLSPVEEKGFRAAPSFGGCVIIRDVTARKAYEAKLKSMAEKDELTGLLNRREFLARLKGRGGVVAVLDIERFSDVCATLGRDVGDKLLKAVASRLAASFPGDLLARIDGDLFAILRAGDDADPASQADLLLALFEEPVVFDEMSATVVVRLGVARTELVDSASSLRAAESALDIAKETSGRWSIYDPAVALQQARSRRLEADMRGALREGQFFLLYQPQVDLAMGHFVGAEALLRWRHPELGIVPPTEFIPIAESSGIICDIGRWVLMQACADAMHWPTGAVSVNISPIQFERADVEGEISLALSRSGLPASRLCVELTESAFLDNGGRSQAKMAAVRAIGVSIALDDFGTGYSSMSYLADLPLDKLKIDQSFVRRMTADHGVFEIVKAIVSLAHGLGLEIVAEGVEGLAEQALLREFHCATGQGYLFGRPQPPDDMLAAFGFGPERRSA, encoded by the coding sequence GTGAAAAGCTACGGCGCGACGCTTAGGCGGATCTATGACGCAGTCACTGGCCCGATCGCGCTTCGCGCCGCGCTTATCACCGTCATGCTTGCACTTCCGGTCGTCGCCCCCAGCCTGACCGCGCTAACGGCGCTCAACCAAAGGCTGATCGACAAGCGGTTTCAATGGGCGCCAAGGGAAGCCTCCGGCAAGATTGTATTCATTGCCATCGACAAGCGAACGCTTGACGAGGTCGGCGTCTGGCCTTGGCCTCGCAGCATCTATGCCACGCTTCTGGACAAGTTGATCGCTGCAAATGCAGCAGACATCTTCCTCGATATCGATTTCTCCACCCCCTCCGATGCCGATGACGATAACGCGATCGCATTGGCACTGGAGCGCGCCGGTGGAGGCGTTCTTCTACCGATCTTCCGCCAGCAGATCGCCGCGGCCTCAGGAGAGACGGTGGTCACCAGGCCCATCCCCCGGCTCCTGTCCAACGCCTGGCCGGTATTTGCGAACGTCTCCACAGACGCCGACGGCGCGGTGCGCAATTTCGATTTAGGCAGCGCCTTCGAAGGCATTTCAACGCCATCTGCAGCTTCGGCTCTCGGCGCAAGCCCGGAGACGTCAGGGCATCGGCTGATCGACTTTTCGATTGAGCCCGGCAGCGTGCCCACTTACTCACTGGCGGATGTCCTTACCGGCAAGGTAGCAGCCGGTCAGCTTGCTGGACGTTCCATTGTCGTCGGCGCCTCTGCAACCGAACTGAAGGATATCTTTCCGGTCCCGGTGCATGGAGTTTTGCCGGGACCTCTTATTCATGTTCTCGCAGCCGAGACGCTGATCCAGGCCCGCCTCCTGACCGAAGTCGATCAAGGGCCATTGGAGCTTCTCCTTGCTGCCGCGCTAATCGCTGCCGTCCTGTCGTCGCGTTCCGTTGGATTGGCCAAGCTTTCGGCGCTCGCCTTGACATTAGGCGCCGTCTGCGAATTGACGGCCTACGCTCTCCAGAAAGATTATGCCATCGTGACAGGGACGACTGTCTCCTGGCTTCTGCTCGCGCTCGCAAGCGGTCTCGCGTTGAACGAACGGGTAGATCTCGGTCAGATGATGGTGACGCTTGCAAACATCGACGCCCGCAACGCCCGCCGCCTCATGCGGCGTATCATTGCCGACAGCTCCGATGGAATTGTTGCCTTCGCTGGCGACATGAAAATCGCAGAAATCAGTGAATCTGCCAAATCGATCCTGAGAGTCGGGGCCGGCGCAAACCTGCTGAGCAGCGCAGAACAGTCGGTGACGGCGGCGATCCGTGATCTTGCTGTTTTATACGAGGCCGATCCCGGCAGGATCCAAAGCACGATCGTAGAGTTTGTCAGACGCAGGGGTGAAAGCGAAACAAACTATGAAGCGGCGATCACCCTTTCTCCGGTCGAGGAGAAGGGATTTCGAGCGGCACCCTCGTTCGGCGGGTGCGTCATTATCCGCGATGTCACCGCCCGCAAGGCATACGAGGCGAAGCTCAAGTCGATGGCCGAGAAGGACGAGCTAACCGGGCTTTTGAATCGCCGCGAGTTCCTCGCACGCCTTAAAGGACGCGGCGGCGTAGTGGCGGTTCTCGATATCGAACGCTTCTCGGACGTGTGCGCGACTTTGGGCCGCGATGTCGGTGACAAGCTCTTGAAGGCAGTAGCTTCCCGGCTCGCCGCCAGCTTCCCAGGCGATCTGCTGGCGCGAATCGATGGCGACCTGTTCGCGATCCTGAGAGCCGGGGATGATGCCGACCCGGCGTCTCAAGCCGATCTTTTGCTGGCTCTTTTCGAGGAGCCTGTCGTCTTCGACGAGATGTCCGCCACCGTTGTCGTCCGGCTCGGCGTAGCACGCACCGAGCTTGTCGATTCGGCGAGTTCTCTGCGCGCAGCCGAATCCGCGCTTGACATCGCTAAGGAAACGTCAGGGCGCTGGTCGATCTATGATCCGGCCGTCGCGCTCCAACAAGCCCGCTCCAGACGTCTCGAAGCCGACATGAGGGGTGCGCTGCGCGAAGGGCAGTTCTTTCTGCTCTACCAGCCTCAGGTGGACCTGGCGATGGGACATTTCGTCGGCGCGGAAGCACTTTTGCGCTGGCGCCACCCCGAACTCGGCATCGTCCCACCGACGGAGTTCATCCCAATTGCAGAGTCTTCCGGGATAATTTGCGATATCGGCCGCTGGGTGCTGATGCAGGCTTGTGCGGACGCCATGCATTGGCCAACGGGTGCTGTATCGGTCAACATCTCGCCAATTCAGTTCGAGCGCGCCGATGTGGAAGGGGAAATTAGCCTTGCTTTGTCCAGGAGTGGGTTGCCGGCGTCACGACTCTGTGTCGAGCTGACCGAATCTGCGTTCCTCGACAATGGCGGCCGATCGCAGGCAAAAATGGCTGCGGTTCGCGCGATCGGTGTTTCCATTGCACTCGACGATTTTGGAACGGGTTATTCCTCTATGAGCTATCTCGCTGATTTGCCGCTCGACAAACTTAAGATCGATCAGTCATTTGTTCGCAGGATGACTGCGGACCACGGGGTCTTCGAGATCGTCAAGGCAATCGTCTCCCTTGCCCATGGGTTGGGGCTGGAGATCGTCGCTGAAGGCGTCGAGGGCTTGGCTGAACAAGCGCTTCTTCGCGAGTTCCATTGCGCAACCGGTCAAGGCTATCTCTTTGGCAGGCCCCAGCCACCCGATGATATGCTCGCAGCTTTCGGCTTCGGGCCTGAGCGCAGATCAGCTTAA
- a CDS encoding HWE histidine kinase domain-containing protein: MTSTTVSKAESLNADLRRRLEEAEEVIRAIREGEIDALVVRNEANGEEVFTLEGGVESYRSFMEAMNLGAAAFDRFGNLLYANRALTDLVDVARDALDGPVLFTALGANGAKALRDLISAAHPATSAVEVTLGSGDGARHLLIAAGEMTLGTNSGVAVTFTDVTARINAEKRAQAERTALAILASAVEAVVVCDLNGVVTHANASASSLAGADPIGSTFDEAFALDFRGATGLMQGGDFLDVVASGQPIQGIEAIAPRSRGAKDVLVSASALMVGEGSIGTVVTLVDLSRRKAAEKQQLLLMGELDHRVKNTLALVVSISNRTASTEETIDGFRKAFSGRIHALAATHNVLADRSWASIFLRDILSTELAPYVNELGSRLEMIGDDIEILPRAAIAFGLVVHELATNAVKYGALAIETGKIAVSVAARDTYFEVSWKEIGGPAVSMPTRRGFGNTVITRSLQYSANGGASLDFETDGVRCTIRIPVEDVVQA, translated from the coding sequence ATGACGTCTACTACGGTCTCAAAGGCCGAAAGCCTGAATGCCGACCTTCGCCGGCGCCTCGAGGAGGCGGAAGAGGTCATCCGCGCTATACGCGAGGGGGAAATCGACGCGCTGGTCGTCCGCAATGAAGCGAATGGCGAGGAAGTCTTCACCCTCGAAGGAGGCGTAGAGTCCTATCGCTCTTTCATGGAGGCGATGAACCTCGGCGCTGCGGCTTTCGACAGGTTCGGCAATCTGCTTTACGCCAATAGAGCCCTGACGGACCTTGTCGATGTTGCTCGCGACGCCCTGGACGGGCCGGTGTTGTTCACAGCGCTTGGAGCGAACGGCGCAAAGGCGCTGAGAGACTTGATTTCAGCAGCGCATCCCGCGACGTCGGCCGTCGAGGTCACGCTTGGCAGCGGCGATGGCGCAAGACACCTGCTGATAGCAGCCGGCGAAATGACGCTTGGCACAAATTCCGGTGTTGCCGTCACCTTCACCGATGTTACCGCGCGCATCAACGCCGAAAAGCGTGCCCAGGCTGAGCGGACAGCTCTTGCGATCCTTGCTTCGGCCGTCGAGGCCGTCGTGGTTTGCGACCTCAACGGTGTCGTCACCCACGCCAACGCCTCCGCATCGTCGCTTGCCGGTGCCGATCCGATCGGCTCTACGTTCGACGAGGCATTCGCACTCGATTTTAGAGGAGCGACCGGCTTGATGCAGGGCGGCGATTTTCTTGACGTCGTCGCCAGTGGCCAACCAATTCAGGGCATCGAGGCAATAGCACCGCGCAGCCGTGGCGCAAAGGACGTTCTCGTCAGTGCGTCCGCGCTGATGGTCGGCGAGGGAAGCATTGGGACGGTCGTCACACTCGTCGATCTGTCGCGCCGCAAGGCAGCTGAGAAGCAGCAGCTGCTGCTTATGGGCGAGCTCGATCACCGCGTTAAAAACACGCTGGCACTGGTCGTATCCATTTCTAACCGGACAGCCTCGACCGAGGAGACGATCGATGGTTTTCGCAAGGCATTTTCTGGCCGGATCCACGCACTGGCTGCAACCCACAACGTTCTGGCTGACCGCTCCTGGGCCTCGATCTTTCTTCGCGATATCCTTTCCACCGAGCTGGCACCTTACGTTAACGAGCTCGGTTCGCGACTTGAGATGATCGGCGACGACATCGAAATTCTGCCGCGTGCCGCCATTGCGTTTGGGCTTGTCGTGCATGAGCTCGCGACCAACGCGGTAAAATATGGCGCCCTGGCAATCGAAACCGGCAAGATCGCCGTATCCGTGGCTGCCCGTGACACATATTTTGAGGTTTCATGGAAGGAAATTGGTGGGCCTGCCGTCTCGATGCCAACCCGACGCGGTTTTGGAAACACCGTGATTACACGCAGCCTTCAATACTCGGCCAATGGCGGCGCATCGCTCGATTTTGAGACCGACGGCGTGCGCTGTACGATCAGGATCCCAGTTGAGGACGTGGTGCAAGCTTAG
- a CDS encoding helix-turn-helix domain-containing protein translates to MTGFGIALGDERTPHELVNQIEGFALAIAADDFKLVLKDAPELDLLAGRFARCLGIQVSHTALANGRFDIRTRLARWLLMVDDRTSKSGFDLTHEYLSIMLGARRPSVTEAIHVLEGERLIRSTRSHLEIRDRPKLLQFAGESYGTPEAEYRRLMSLPIVAKPLARLAAVG, encoded by the coding sequence GAACTTGTCAATCAGATTGAAGGCTTTGCTCTCGCCATAGCCGCCGACGATTTCAAGCTCGTGCTGAAGGACGCTCCCGAACTCGATCTTCTTGCAGGTCGGTTTGCACGATGCCTTGGCATACAAGTGAGCCATACCGCTCTCGCCAACGGCAGGTTCGACATCCGCACGCGGCTTGCCCGATGGCTGCTGATGGTGGACGACCGTACGTCCAAGAGCGGCTTTGACCTCACTCACGAATATCTCTCCATCATGCTTGGCGCCAGAAGGCCATCAGTGACGGAAGCAATTCACGTATTAGAAGGAGAAAGGCTCATACGATCCACTCGAAGTCACCTCGAAATCCGCGATCGACCAAAATTGCTTCAGTTCGCAGGCGAGTCCTATGGCACTCCGGAAGCGGAGTATCGCCGCCTCATGTCATTGCCGATCGTCGCAAAACCGCTGGCCCGACTCGCCGCTGTCGGTTGA
- the kaiC gene encoding circadian clock protein KaiC, translated as MADIAGIKKSLTGIAGFDDLTLGGLPTGRPTLVCGTAGCGKTLFASTFLLNGARDYDEPGVFVTFEERPVDIVNNVASLGFDVQSLIDADKLYIEHIVVDPSELEEIGDYDLEGLFLRLELAIDQVGAKRIVLDTIESLFSAFTNPAILRAEIRRLFDWLKDKGLTTIITGERGDGSLTRQGLEEYVSDCVILLDHRVHNQISTRRLRIVKYRGTAHGTNEIPFLIDEDGFSVLPVSTLGLNHKVSNDRISSGVPDLDAMLSGGGFHRATSILISGVAGSGKSSLSAAFCNAACMAGEKALYCSFEESVDQTVRNMRSIGTDLAKWIDAGRMHYIAVRPTFYSLEMHLAIMLREINKFDPSLVVLDPISAFVGSGDPLEVQSMLLRMVDFLKSRGTTAVFTHLMHSQEGVTETDAGLSSLMDAWILLLNREVGGEFNRELYLLKARGTAHSNQVREFVMSDNGIQLVAPYIGDGRALTGSQRQAEEARLRKAELERRADVIRRADRLKQKRRRTLAQIEALQAELDADEAELNFDAEAERVYLDQAASDRSDMEKSRRVAE; from the coding sequence ATGGCTGATATCGCCGGGATCAAAAAGTCGCTTACGGGCATCGCCGGCTTCGATGATCTGACGCTCGGCGGCCTTCCGACGGGGCGACCGACGCTCGTGTGCGGCACAGCCGGCTGTGGCAAAACCTTGTTTGCCTCAACCTTTCTCCTCAACGGAGCTCGCGACTATGACGAGCCTGGCGTCTTCGTCACCTTCGAGGAACGGCCGGTTGATATCGTTAACAATGTCGCGTCGCTCGGCTTCGATGTGCAGAGCTTGATCGACGCCGACAAGCTCTACATCGAGCATATCGTCGTCGATCCATCCGAACTTGAGGAAATCGGCGACTACGATCTTGAAGGTCTCTTCCTGCGCTTGGAACTAGCGATAGACCAGGTCGGCGCAAAACGCATCGTGCTCGACACGATTGAAAGTCTTTTTTCCGCATTTACCAACCCCGCCATTTTGCGCGCGGAAATCCGCCGGCTCTTTGACTGGTTGAAGGACAAAGGCTTGACGACGATCATTACGGGGGAGCGCGGCGACGGGTCACTTACCAGGCAGGGCCTTGAGGAGTATGTTTCGGATTGCGTCATCCTGCTAGACCATCGCGTTCATAACCAGATATCCACCCGCCGCCTTCGGATCGTCAAATATCGTGGTACCGCCCACGGAACCAACGAAATCCCTTTCCTGATTGATGAAGACGGTTTCAGTGTCCTGCCGGTTAGCACACTGGGCCTGAACCACAAGGTATCGAACGATCGTATATCATCAGGCGTACCAGATCTCGACGCAATGCTGTCGGGAGGAGGGTTTCACCGGGCAACAAGCATTCTCATTAGCGGTGTTGCAGGCTCGGGCAAGAGCTCATTGTCGGCCGCATTTTGTAACGCCGCCTGTATGGCCGGCGAGAAAGCCCTCTATTGTTCCTTCGAGGAGTCGGTTGACCAGACCGTCCGTAACATGCGCTCGATCGGCACCGATCTCGCGAAATGGATTGACGCTGGAAGAATGCACTATATCGCTGTGCGGCCGACCTTTTATAGTCTCGAAATGCACCTTGCCATCATGCTGCGCGAGATCAACAAGTTCGATCCCTCTCTTGTTGTCCTCGATCCGATTTCCGCCTTTGTTGGAAGCGGAGATCCGCTTGAGGTCCAATCGATGCTGTTGCGCATGGTCGATTTCCTCAAGTCGCGCGGTACGACCGCTGTCTTCACGCACCTCATGCATTCCCAGGAAGGGGTCACGGAGACGGACGCCGGCCTATCGTCGCTGATGGACGCTTGGATATTGTTGCTCAATCGCGAGGTCGGCGGTGAATTCAACCGCGAGCTCTATCTGCTCAAGGCCCGCGGGACGGCCCATTCTAATCAGGTCCGTGAATTTGTCATGTCAGACAATGGAATCCAGCTTGTGGCGCCATATATCGGCGATGGAAGGGCGTTGACGGGATCCCAGAGACAGGCAGAAGAGGCACGGCTTCGGAAGGCGGAGCTTGAGCGTCGGGCGGACGTCATCCGTCGGGCCGATCGGCTGAAGCAGAAACGCCGCAGGACGCTTGCCCAGATTGAGGCTCTTCAGGCAGAACTTGACGCCGACGAGGCCGAATTGAATTTCGATGCTGAGGCCGAGCGGGTCTATCTCGACCAAGCTGCTTCGGATAGGTCTGATATGGAGAAAAGCCGCCGCGTGGCGGAATGA
- a CDS encoding circadian clock KaiB family protein, with product MEDQPTGTPKKLTLYVAGQTPKSLAALQNLERICAESLPGKYVIEVVDLRKSPQLAREHGIVAIPTLVRELPVPIRKIIGDLSNTEKVLVSLQVEGE from the coding sequence ATGGAAGACCAACCTACCGGAACGCCGAAGAAACTCACGCTTTATGTTGCGGGCCAGACCCCGAAGTCGCTGGCTGCGCTCCAGAACCTCGAACGAATCTGCGCCGAGAGCCTTCCAGGCAAGTATGTGATCGAAGTCGTTGATCTTCGAAAGTCGCCGCAGCTTGCGCGTGAGCATGGGATCGTTGCCATTCCGACGCTGGTGCGCGAACTACCAGTTCCTATCCGCAAGATCATCGGCGACCTTTCGAACACGGAGAAGGTCCTGGTCAGCCTTCAGGTGGAAGGCGAATGA